The sequence CGGAAATACAGCCCGATACCAATACTGTTGTTCTGGGTACGCGTGATGAGCTGAAGAAGAGCAATATGTATGTGGGCGGCTTGAATATGATCAAATACGATAGTATTCCCGATGGATTTGAGGCTTTGGTAAAAATCCGCTACAAAAACGATGGCACGATGGCCGATCTATACAATACGGCTGATGGTAAAATCAAAGTAGAATTCCGCTCGGCAGTAGATGCTATTGCCCCCGGTCAATCCGCAGTGTTCTATGAAGGCGATGATGTGGTTGGTGGTGGTATTATCCAGGCCAGGTTTGATGGGTGATTTATTGACCACAAATATGCAAAGACTCTAAACTATTCCGCCACAAAGCCCCAAAGGTACTAAGTATATATGATATCTATTTTATTTTTAGGCTTTTTAGTTACAGAGAATCAATGTAATCTTATTGCAAGTAAGAGGTTCACTTTTCTTTGTGCCTTGGTGGCTAATTTTTTTACTACAAAGCAAAGGGCACAAATAGACTTAGAAAATTTTCTTTCTTTGGATTTATAGCAGTAAATGGCTTTTTAATTTTCACAATTAAATTGTATATTGCTTACCTGTAAATTAAAGATGGTATGCATAGGCTTATAGTTGTATGTTTTCTGCTTTTTCAACCAGTATTTTGGTCCTGTAATAATGTCCCAAAGGCAAATAAACAAAGTGTCAATGCTTTAATCGGAGATATTTCTTTTATAGAAAAATTTGATGCAAAACCACATAAAGATACTGATGAAAACACCCGTATCCATACCCACTTAAAATATGTGGAAAGCCTACTTAGAGCCAAGGATGTTTCTCATTCATCGCCTGATTTAAAATCTAAAAGAGCTGAGATGCTCAACCTGCTTCGTGAGTACAGACTTGCTGGAATCTTCCCGAAAAATTATGATTATCCTGGTGAGCGCAGACCTTGTTTTATTGATAAACACGGAAGGATTTGTGCGGTTGGATATATGATAGAACAAAGTCTTGGAAGGGAAGTGGTAGAGTCAATAAACGAGAAGTACAAATACGAAGAAATATTGGCTATGAGCGATACTGATGTAGATGAATGGATTAGATCCAGTGGATTGACCAAAGAGGAATGTGCAATGATTCAGCCAAAGTATGGATATCCAAGTGAAGTTACAATCACATTTTATGGTTTATTCTCAGCCCTTTCTACTGGAGGCAACCTTACTCTAAGTACCGTAAATACAATTCAGGCAGTAAGAGGTGTAGATCATAGGAGGCATTCCATAACAGGATTGGCAACAGGTGCTTGGCAAATCGCCATAGGGGCATTGGTGTATTCAAAGATGACCACTATCGACCATCCTAATACTAAACCCATGAAAAATATTTCCTTGGCAAATATAGGCTTTGGATCTCTTGCAATTGCAATGGGCTCCTGGAACCTGATCGCCAACCGTTCTCTTAAGGGCAAAGACATGAGTTTCAATATTTATGGTTACCCAACCATTGATCAGCAATTTGCTTTTGGGGTGAATTTTTCAAGGACTTTTTAGAGTGAAATTTTTTGATCAATGCTCAGTTTTTATATGCTTATTGAATAACGCATTCGTATATCCCACAACTTGACCTGTTGTTTTTTCCTTCAAATTCTTTTATAATTCCAGCGGCTGTAAAACCTGATTTTAACCAAAACTTTTCAACCGATTTGTTTTCTTCAATAATGGCGGCCCTAAGCTTTTTATAGCCGAGAAAACTTGCGATATCCTTTAGCTCATTTATCAATAATGTGCCAAAACCTTTAGCTCTATATGTTTTTACAATCAACAAAAGACCAATGTGCATTGTGGATTGATTGGGGTAATCCAGGATCAAATCGAAAAAACCAATGATTTGATCTTTGTAGTAAATGCCCAAAACTATTTTTTGAAATTCTTGAGTTCCAGGTGGTTTTTCTTTGAGTATTGCCTCGGCCATATTTAAATCGGGCATCACTCCATCTGCTTTGATTACATAATCTTCAGCATTTTGCAGTACATAAAGCAGTTCTTCAACATCATATAAGGGCTTAATTTGTATGTTTTGAAAAATTTTCATTTTATAGCCTTATGCAGTTTCAAAATTCATAACCATTTTGCTAAAGTATAATTACAATTTTGATTCTATCCATTACCCGTATATTTCTTATTTTTAGCCTTATGAATTTTACAAAAACCGGGTTGTTACTGATATTGGCTTTAGTGCTTTTCTTTATTTTTTCTTGCAGTAAAAAGAACAGCGATTACCAGCCGGATTATCAATACGATTACTATCCTGTTGACACCGGGCATTATGTCATTTATCAAGTTGACTCCATCACTTTTGACAACAATTTCAATCCGCCACGTTCAGATACCAACAGGTATCAGATAAGAGAATACATCGAATCTATATTTATAGATAATGAAGGTAGGGAAGCAAATCGCATTGAACGTTACGTACGCAAAGATTCCACGCAGAGTTGGCGTATAAAAAACGCATGGTATTCAGTGCTAAATCAAACATCTGCTGAACGAATTGAAGAAAATCTTCGCTTCATCAAACTGGTATTTCCTCCCGATGTGGGACAAACCTGGAGGGGCAATAAATTCCTTAAAATCACGCCTGAAATAGATTATTATGAAGGCTGGGAATACGAAATTACTGAGACAGGTGTTCCAGCTACAGTAAATGGCAACACCTTCTCAGAAACCCTGCTTGTTGCACATATTGATGAAGAAAACCTGATAGAAAAAACCTTTTCCGAAGAACGATACGCCAGGGGGGTTGGTTTAATAGAAAGGGAATTTTTGCACCTGGAAAAACAAAATGTGAGCAATCCCTGGTCTAAACCTGAGTCTGGTTTTATCCTGAGAATGAATATTCTGGATTATAAAAAATGAAAAAGACTGCATTTTTAATTGTACTCTTCTCCACTGTTTTATTTAGTGATTTCCTGATCTATGCCCAAACTTATCGCTATACACGTTACTGGGTAGAATTAAAAGACAAAAAAGGTACCCCATACAGTATTGAAGATGCCAATTCCTTCCTATCCCAAAAAGCTTTGATTCGCAGGGGAAAAGCAGGAATTCCAATTGACAGCTCTGATTTGCCCGTTAATCCGGCATACATTCAGCAGGTAGCACAATTGGGCATTGAGGTTTTGGGCAGTTCAAAATGGTTGAATTCCCTGATTGTTGAAATAAATGACTCTACTCAATTATCAGCCCTTTCCAATGAAAGCTTTGTGACAGATATAAAACCTGTTTACCGAATTGAAGAAGAGGATATTCCCAGACCGGTAGCAGTAAGGGAAAAGAAATCCCTGGTTTTTGCCCATAATACATATGGTGCTGCCGATGCGCAGATGGAGTTGGTAAACGGCAAATACCTACATGATAAATCCTACACCGGAAAGGGTAAAACTATTGCTGTTCTGGATGCCGGTTTTTCAGGGACACCCGAAATTTCAGCCTTTTCTGACCTTTATGCCGACAACCGCGTATCGAAAGGAGGAGACCTGGTGAAAAATAGCCCTGATATTTATGCAAAAAGTACACACGGAACCCTGGTTTTGTCGGTAATGGGCGGAAAAATTGACAGTCAATTTACAGGTGCTGCTCCCGATGCCAATTATGTACTTTTCAGAACTGAAAACACGGACAGCGAATACCCCATAGAAGAGCATTTTTGGATATTGGCGGCAGAAAAGGCCGATAGCATGGGCGTGGATATTATCAATTCATCACTGGGCTACAGTACTTTTCAGGACACTACTCTAAACTACAGTTACAGTGATATGGATGGGCAAACCACTGCTATTACAAGGGGGGCAACTATGGCTGCCAAAAAGGGTATTTTGGTTGTGACCAGTGCAGGAAATTCCGGTAGTTCTGATTGGTATTATATCACTGCTCCTGCCGATGCCGATGGTGTATTGACAGTTGGTGCGGTGAATACTGCGGGTGATTTGGCACCATTCAGTTCTCGCGGTCCGAGCTATGATGGCCGCATCAAACCCGATGTAGTGGGAGTGGGGTGGAATACTGCTTTAATAGATCAAAATGGAGATGTGCGAAAAGGCAATGGCACTTCTTTTTCTGCACCGCACATTTCTGGAATGGCTGCATGTTTGTGGCAGGCAGCTCCAGATTTGAGCAGCGCTGAAATGCTGGAAGTGATTCGCCAGAGTTCAGATCGCTATCACAATCCGGATAATGATTACGGCTATGGTATTCCCAACTTTGGCAAAGCGTATTTGCTGGCCTTGAATGAAGGTGGCAATGGAAATATAAAAGCGCTGGAAGCCAATGTTTTCCCCAATCCGTTTACAGACCACTTAAACTTACTGATGAAAGTGGAAGAAGCAGAAACAGTGAAAGTGCAATTGGTGGATTATATCGGAAGAATAGTATTTGAAAACGACTGGCAACTTGAAGCTGGGGTTTATTCTGAAATGAGAATGAACGGAATACAGACGCTTCACAGAGGCGTGTATTTCGTAAGAATACAGCGAGAAGATTCCTGGGAAGTGGTGAAAGTACTGAAGCTGTGAGTTTTATACCGTTCGTTTAAAAACCCCCAAGCATCAATCAATACTTCAAGCTTTCCCTGCTTGTCTTGCAGATTTTGTCCCAAATAAAGGATACCTCTCCGAAATTGGCATTGACATCGCTGTAGTGCACATTGTGCCAGGCTGAGCTGTTCAGCAATACTTTGGGAAGCAATTTCTCCAAAAATTTAAACGTAACACCGCAATGCAGGTAAAGATTTAATAGCACGAAAGAGACAATTGCCGTGTAATAGAGCGGAGCAAAATGTTTGGCTTCGGGAATGCAAATCAATAACAAAGGCCAAAAAGTAAGCACCGTTTCCACTGGACCAACAGCAAATCCCGCAAAAGGAGTGGGGTCGCGGAAAGAATGGTGGTGCTTGTGAAAAGGGAAAAACAATTTGGTGTGCAAGAGGCGGTGCTTCCAATAGGTCCAGGCATCTACGGCAATAATTCCAAAGTACATTTGCAAAACAACCATCCACCAATCTAAGCCCATTTCCTCCAATGTCCAGACCAATCCTGTTTCATAACCCGCTCTGCTTAAGCCAATTGGCCATGCTGCCATAAAGGAAACAATAAAGGCCGCTCGTCCAGATCCAAAGGCTTCTTTGGCAATGGGCGGAAACTTTTTGCGAATGCCCTGAATGCGGTTTCCATATCGCTCGGAAAAGCGGTAAACCAAAAAGCTGAAAGTAAACAAAGGAATGATAATGATGAAAAATACCTGAACAGCACTCTTGTAAAAAACAAGGGGATCGGGATGCAATAAACCCGACAGCACAATGATTGCGATCACCAGTGAATCAATATAGGGTGCTGATTTTTTCACACTGTGAAATTACAGAATGCTTGGGGTTTTATGATAAATCTTTCTGCTTTAAAAAGTGAAACAGATATATTTGACAGGAATAAAACCGATATGATGAGATTTGAAAAGGATTTTAAATTGGCAATAAAGGCATTGCCGCCCGAGGAAAAGGACAAATTGATTTTAAGATTGCTGAAAAAAGATTTGGCACTGGCGAATAGACTGCATTTTGAGCTGCTCAGCACCGATTCTGTAGATGAAAAAAGAACGGAATTGGAAACGCGCATAAAAACAAAGTTTTTTAATATCGCTGAGTGGGTTCATAGCCCTGGCCACCTTATGATGTGTTTGCGGGATGTGAGCGGTGAGATAAACGAACATGTCTATACCACCAAGGATAAATTTGGCGAGGCAAGCCTGAATTTACTTATGCTGAACGAAGCCCTGAAGGAGACCAATTCTATAATTGAGGAGAGTTCAATACAAAGGAAGTACAAACTCTGCATTTATATTATCGCTCGGGCTTTCAAGATTTTAATGCTTATTCAGGCTTTGGACGAAGATTACTTTGTAGAATTCAGAGAACCATTGACTCAATTGGGCGAATTGATTTCCGCCAATCATTCTTTGATGAAAATGGCCATAAATAATGGCTTTGATGTCAATTGGCTATTGAGAGCAGAAATCCCCGAAGACATAAAGGAAATCCACAAATCCGTGCGGGCGCAGGGGTTTTTGAGGTGATTGTCTAAGCAAAAGTTGAAATTAGAAACAAGTAAGGTAGCGGCAGGAATCGATCAAATGGTTTATGAACTATATTGGCTGTAAAGAGGATTGTAACAATATTTTCTGGAAATTGTTATCTAAATTAATTACATTTATTCTGCGTTACTCCTGAATTTTAAATATTTTCTATGGTTTTATACAGGATTTCATTAATGTTTCTGTTAGTGAGCATTTTTTCTTTTGAGGCAACAGCTCAACATTCCGTAGCACGACAATGGAATGATGCACTTTTAGATGCCATTCGCAATGACTTTGCCCGTCCTACCATTCATGCAAGAAACCTATTTCATGTCTCTGCTGCAATGTATGATGCCTGGGCAGCTTATGACAGATCTGCAGCGCCTTATTTGTTAGGAGATACGGTTGATACATTTGTTTGTCCTTTTTTATGCATACCAATACCAGCAGATAAAACCGCAGCAAGAGAAGAAGCCATTAGCTATGCAGCATACCGCTTGTTGCGACATCGCTTTAGTAATGCACCGGGTGTGTCAGTGATTTTTCGCAATATTGATTCAATATTCCTGGCCATGGGCTACGATACCAGCTTTCACAGCGTTAATTATGCCTCGGGTAGTCCAGCAGCTTTGGGGAATTATATTGCACAATCATACATTGATTTTGGTTTACAAGATGGTTCACGGGAACAGTTTAGCTATGATAATGCTTACTATACTCCTGCTAATCCAACCTTGATTCCTGAACTTCCGGGTAATCCAGATATTCTTGATCCCAATCGTTGGCAACCTTTAACGCTCGATGTTTTTATTGACCAATCGGGAAATATAATCCCGATTAACATACCCGATTTTTTAAGCCCTGAATGGGGTGATGTAACACCTTTTTCATTGACGGATGCAGATAAAACCACTCGAACGAGAAATGGCAATACTTACAACATTTGGCACGATCCGGGTCCTCCACCCTTGCTTGACACAGCCAATGGCGGTGGACTTTCGAATGAATACAAGTTGACATTTTCGCTTACCGCAGTGTGGTCAGCCCATCTTGATCCTGCAGACAGTGTAATGTGGGATATTTCTCCCTCTGGAATCGGCAACATTCAGAATTACCCAACAAATTTTTCGGATTACCCCAATTTCTATGATCGAATCAATGGAGGAGACCCAAGCCCTGGTCATTCCATGAACCCGGTGACAGGGCAACCTTATGCTCCACAGATGGTGCCAAGAGGCGATTACACGCGTGTACTGGCCGAATTTTGGGCAGATGGCCCCGATTCAGAAACACCTCCGGGTCACTGGTTCACGATTTTAAACTACGTCAATGATCATCCTATGTCAAAAAGGAAGTGGCAAGGGCAGGGAGCGACAATTGATGAGCTTGAATGGGATGTTAAATGCTACTTCACATTGGGAGGTACTATGCATGATGTGGCTATTAGTTCCTGGAGTGTGAAAGGTTGGTATGATTACATACGGCCAATTTCGGCTATTCGTTATATGGCTGGCCAGGGACAAAGCACTGATACCTCATTATCAAATTATTCTAAAAATGGTATTCCCCTGGTTCCGGGTTATATTGAAGTAGTTGATTCTACGGATTCGCTTGCAGGAAATAACTATCAGCATGTTGACAAGATTAAGTTATATGCCTGGCAAGGACCCGACTCTATTAGCAACCCTGCAACAGATGTTGCAGGAGTGGACTGGATTTTAGCAGAAAATTGGTGGCCTTATCAACGCCCCACCTTTATTACGCCTCCTTTCGCTGGATACGTTTCCGGTCACTCAACTTATTCACGTGCTGCAGCGGAAGTGCTAACGCTTATTACAGGAGATGAATATTTCCCTGGTGGTATGGGAGAGTTTCATGCACCCAAAGATGAATTTTTGGTATTTGAGGACGGCCCGAGTAAAGATGTAACTCTACAATGGGCCACCTACCGGGATGCTTCCGATCAGTGTAGTCTTTCGCGCATCTGGGGAGGCATTCATCCGCCAGCCGATGACATTAATGGCCGTTTTATGGGCGCCATAATTGGCCCGCAGGCGTTTTATTTTGCAGCGGATTATTTCGAAAGAAATAAGCTCAAGCCAAAGGTAAATTCCATTTTCGCTAATAAACTTGTGATTGCTGATGCTGACACCGGAGCCAATACTTTTGTGATTACAATCAATTTTGATGAACCAATGGACACATCGATTACACCTACAGTTAATTTCCCTAAAGACAATCCAATGGCACAGAGTTTAACGCAAGTAGCTGCT is a genomic window of Chitinophagales bacterium containing:
- a CDS encoding sterol desaturase family protein, whose product is MKKSAPYIDSLVIAIIVLSGLLHPDPLVFYKSAVQVFFIIIIPLFTFSFLVYRFSERYGNRIQGIRKKFPPIAKEAFGSGRAAFIVSFMAAWPIGLSRAGYETGLVWTLEEMGLDWWMVVLQMYFGIIAVDAWTYWKHRLLHTKLFFPFHKHHHSFRDPTPFAGFAVGPVETVLTFWPLLLICIPEAKHFAPLYYTAIVSFVLLNLYLHCGVTFKFLEKLLPKVLLNSSAWHNVHYSDVNANFGEVSFIWDKICKTSRESLKY
- a CDS encoding T9SS type A sorting domain-containing protein, which translates into the protein MSIFSFEATAQHSVARQWNDALLDAIRNDFARPTIHARNLFHVSAAMYDAWAAYDRSAAPYLLGDTVDTFVCPFLCIPIPADKTAAREEAISYAAYRLLRHRFSNAPGVSVIFRNIDSIFLAMGYDTSFHSVNYASGSPAALGNYIAQSYIDFGLQDGSREQFSYDNAYYTPANPTLIPELPGNPDILDPNRWQPLTLDVFIDQSGNIIPINIPDFLSPEWGDVTPFSLTDADKTTRTRNGNTYNIWHDPGPPPLLDTANGGGLSNEYKLTFSLTAVWSAHLDPADSVMWDISPSGIGNIQNYPTNFSDYPNFYDRINGGDPSPGHSMNPVTGQPYAPQMVPRGDYTRVLAEFWADGPDSETPPGHWFTILNYVNDHPMSKRKWQGQGATIDELEWDVKCYFTLGGTMHDVAISSWSVKGWYDYIRPISAIRYMAGQGQSTDTSLSNYSKNGIPLVPGYIEVVDSTDSLAGNNYQHVDKIKLYAWQGPDSISNPATDVAGVDWILAENWWPYQRPTFITPPFAGYVSGHSTYSRAAAEVLTLITGDEYFPGGMGEFHAPKDEFLVFEDGPSKDVTLQWATYRDASDQCSLSRIWGGIHPPADDINGRFMGAIIGPQAFYFAADYFERNKLKPKVNSIFANKLVIADADTGANTFVITINFDEPMDTSITPTVNFPKDNPMAQSLTQVAADWSSKVEHELTYNVVDANERMDSINVRVSGGQNLAKYVQVECETPNLFTIDTENPEIVLITPNVTVVTDTHTGVGSFNLSILYNEEMDTSMKPAVIFPAEDPLAKTMSYNINSSYWANSLKFVATYDVVNASEVLPDIDLHVEICKDQAGNLQVPYDVTDKFSIDMQSTESYLQEGNVHIYPNPVGGDEFSVEFDQSVNQVTLQLYNIEGKSIFVQHFDQLSKVQVPVDNLAPGLYLLRIVSQGTDFSLKVDVY
- a CDS encoding GNAT family N-acetyltransferase; protein product: MKIFQNIQIKPLYDVEELLYVLQNAEDYVIKADGVMPDLNMAEAILKEKPPGTQEFQKIVLGIYYKDQIIGFFDLILDYPNQSTMHIGLLLIVKTYRAKGFGTLLINELKDIASFLGYKKLRAAIIEENKSVEKFWLKSGFTAAGIIKEFEGKNNRSSCGIYECVIQ
- a CDS encoding S8 family serine peptidase, producing MKKTAFLIVLFSTVLFSDFLIYAQTYRYTRYWVELKDKKGTPYSIEDANSFLSQKALIRRGKAGIPIDSSDLPVNPAYIQQVAQLGIEVLGSSKWLNSLIVEINDSTQLSALSNESFVTDIKPVYRIEEEDIPRPVAVREKKSLVFAHNTYGAADAQMELVNGKYLHDKSYTGKGKTIAVLDAGFSGTPEISAFSDLYADNRVSKGGDLVKNSPDIYAKSTHGTLVLSVMGGKIDSQFTGAAPDANYVLFRTENTDSEYPIEEHFWILAAEKADSMGVDIINSSLGYSTFQDTTLNYSYSDMDGQTTAITRGATMAAKKGILVVTSAGNSGSSDWYYITAPADADGVLTVGAVNTAGDLAPFSSRGPSYDGRIKPDVVGVGWNTALIDQNGDVRKGNGTSFSAPHISGMAACLWQAAPDLSSAEMLEVIRQSSDRYHNPDNDYGYGIPNFGKAYLLALNEGGNGNIKALEANVFPNPFTDHLNLLMKVEEAETVKVQLVDYIGRIVFENDWQLEAGVYSEMRMNGIQTLHRGVYFVRIQREDSWEVVKVLKL